The window ATTAGCCCTTTTAGGGACCCCATTGGCTCAAAAGCGAGCTTTGAAATTGCTGCAATGGTTTAAAGACGAGAGACAGGCGAGAGTGGGGCCGCATTCAGGGCCTCAGACAGGAAGAGTTGCAGCAGGCTCagcatttaataaaaaagagattgAGAAAGGGAAGAGAATGATGAGAAGCCTGGTGAAGCAGAGTCTGGATAAGAATATGGAGATAATAACTCGACGAGCCAATGGAGGGGAATGTTCTAGTCCAACCATTAGAAGAACCTTGGTTTCCAGCAATAGTTCCAAGAGTTTGCCCTTTTGAAGAAATACATTTATGAAGTATTATCTGCCCGTCTGTAATTTATTGTCATCTTCTGCAGGTCACCAAATccagaaaatggaaaaactgAACCTCACAGTTGAAACTGCATTGAGGGCTTAAACCACTTTGTCCATTGccgaagtatttttttttggccCTGATGAACAGAGCTAAGAAATCAAGTAATGCTAAACTAAATAAAGCACGAGCTAGTGTGACACTAAGTAAAGGAGAGGTACATGAGACACTGAGTAAAGGAGAGTGAGTAAAGGaaaggtacatgaatgaattgataCCATTATCTGTATGAGAGTGATCTTGATGATAGGAAAGActtctaaaagaaaatgaaagttactatctataccaacaatgtcttcttctttttcagtagTTCAATCGTAGGAACTCCATAGATAAACAGTGGCTCAATCGTAGGAACTCTATAGATAAACGTGCTTTGCTTTGGAGCAATTCTAAGTTGATTGACTATTTggaaatttttctaaaatgcaTGTAAGTGAGGACAAAATAGGTTGGAAAGActtgtgttggtttgtggagATAATCGACTTGGGTTGGTTTGTGGAGATAATTGGAAGGATTCATGTTGGTTTGTGGAGATAATCTTCACCGAATTCGGGCACATCCTAGATATAGTTGGTATGGAACGTTGATATAGATTGTTACACATGCAATGCAATGTAATGTAAGATATATAAGACTCACATATCATAGAAAGGCTTCAATTGACTTCATACAGGATTCACTCACATGGGACCGAACAGCTACAATCAAGCCCTTATTGCTTCAGGTTTGAACTCGTATCTTTATTACAATTATCCAATGGCAATGGTAACGTTTTAGATTTTGATATATAACATTATTGGTTGCTGGAATTATCTTTAATTGTTAAGTAAAAGTTGAAGCCATGAACATGTGATCGTAATGATGCGAAAAGATGAAGATTAATATTGAGATGTTCTACTGTTTGAAGTGTTATTAGTAAAATGAAATCCCATGATCATAGCCTCCTTTAGTTGCTAACAGTTCTTATTACTATTTTTGCTCGTAGCCAGCCATTGATTTAAACCTAGAATCGTCCAAACAAAACCAAAGGGCCAGACTGGATAGGATGATTGAAGGGTGTTCTGACAGCTAACAGGGCCTTCCGGGAGCCTCAGAGCACTGAACCCCTTCATTGAAAAAGGGCTTTCCAGCAAGATCACAGTAATGCTTCTTCTCATTTCTCAGCAGAAGGACGAATCCACAGACGCACGTTTCAAACCTACTGATAATCTCTCCGACCAGCCACTAGTGGTCTCCATCGGGCTTGATTATGATAAAGCTctattgaggattgttgggagggagtcccataTTAAAaagatgatcatgagtttatagcCCGGAACACTATCTCTATTCATATGAGGCCTTATTCCTTTGGGCCTTAGGGAGGAACATTATCTCCTTTGAGCTGAGGCCCTATATGAGGTCgtaaagccatgaaagctttatgctcaaagtagagcATATCATGCTATAGCGGAGAGTCGTGATTACTAACAAGGTCCTCTCTACGTAAAGGTATGAAAGctttatactcaaagtagagcatatcataccatagcaggctttatactcaaagtagagTATATCATACCATAGCAGAGagtcgtaattcctaacaaGTTTCTCTTCTCTATTTGAGTCTATTTGAGTCGGCTTCATTATCTTTACTACTCGCTGCTCTACCTCAACGTATGGGCATTACATCCAACTTGGAATGAAATGATCAAGAGGAAGAAGGTAAGAATCCTCTTGATAATGAAGCTGTATGGGAGAGGGTGAAAGGATTTGACGTTGATACAAGCAAGCTGAGTTCAAGATTTATACAGCTTAGTGGCATTCAGATTTTGGTgttattagaaaaaagaatcCCATGATAATAGGCCCTTTTAGTGGCCAATTCAGTCTCTGTCATCTTTGTTTGTTATGCAAAAGGCTTATTTAATAGCCACAGATTGTTCAGAAAAAATCTGAATGCCTGTTTCCCTCTTTAGTTTACTTCTTACCTTTTAAGAGCCTAAACTCACTGTCGTTTAGTTCGTAAAAGTTTAAACTCACCGTTAGAAAATATTGTCAAGCTCGTTACACTCTGACAGCCTAGATTATTTGCCGGTAAGagttcaagctcaccgttagAAAATATTGTCAAGCTCGTTACACTCTGACAGCCTAGATTATTTGCCGGTAagagtccaagctcaccgttagAAAATATTGTCAAACTCGTTACACTGTAAGAGCCTAGATTATTCACTGGTAAGAGCCCAAgtccgttagcagatattNatgattatgaaaattatgGAGGAAATTACCATCAATTATTGAATCGATACATTTGGTACCGATGaaattcaatttgaaatttgaaattgtcTGGTGAAGAGAGTTGAAAAGAGGTAGAAGACGAACCAGCAGCCTTCACTATTAAAGTGATATTATATTTGTGCTGAAAAATCAACTCCAATTATTGCTTGCAAGATTTAGAACAGTTGCTCCGATCTAACAACTCTGAATTATTAGCCAGGAAGTTGTTCACAAGTAGCTAACCAAGTCTTGGAATCTTGACTTTACTCACTCTGTTCCGTTTGACCAATTCTGTGATTGATTGgttatgattttctttctatctctGCATTTCTTCAGGCACAGGACACTAATGGTGGAGGAAGGGATCTTATCAAAGCTACCAAAGAACGCCAAATTTGCAGCAATGGACTCAACCAGCCATGAATTCGCAGAACTTTTATGTTCACTTTCTTCTCTGGCCAACACTCGGGTGTTCATTGCTTCAACAGAACCAGCTATTTTATATCTCTTAACCATACTCAATTCAGAATCCAACCCAAACACGAACCCCAGCCCCAAAACCAAAACATTTTGTTTGGCAGCTTTATTCAACATTTCCACCGTCCTAGAGAATGCAGAAACCTTAATCTCCAATGGTGTTATTCCAACGCTACTCAGATTCTCTTCTCTCAAAGAACATTCCGAGAAAGCCCTACCAACACTAGCAAACTTGGCAGTGAGCTCAAGAGGAAAGCAAGCTCTGGAAAGCAACTCAACGTTCCCAGAGATTTTGATAGAGGTCATGACATGGGAAGAGAAGCCCAAATGCCAAGAACTCTCAGCTTACATCATAATGATTCTTGCCCATCAAAGCTGGGCGTTAAGAGAGAGATTGGCCAAGTCCAGGATCGTCCCTGCACTGCTAGAATTAGCCCTTTTAGGGACCCCATTGGCTCAAAAGCGAGCTTTGAAATTGCTGCAATGGTTTAAAGACGAGAGACAGGCGAGAGTGGGGCCGCATTCAGGGCCTCAGACAGGAAGAGTTGCAGCAGGCTCagcatttaataaaaaagagattgAGAAAGGGAAGAGAATGATGAGAAGCCTGGTGAAGCAGAGTCTGGATAAGAATATGGAGATAATAACTCGACGAGCCAATGGAGGGGAATGTTCTAGTCCAACCATTAGAAGAACCTTGGTTTCCAGCAATAGTTCCAAGAGTTTGCCCTTTTGAAGAAATACATTTATGAAGTATTATCTGCCCGTCTGTAATTTATTGTCATCTTCTGCAGGTCACCAAATccagaaaatggaaaaactgAACCTCACAGTTGAAACTGCATTGAGGGCTTAAACCACTTTGTCCATTGccgaagtatttttttttggccCTGATGAACAGAGCTAAGAAATCAAGTAATGCTAAACTAAATAAAGCACGAGCTAGTGTGACACTAAGTAAAGGAGAGGTACATGAGACACTGAGTAAAGGAGAGTGAGTAAAGGaaaggtacatgaatgaattgataCCATTATCTGTATGAGAGTGATCTTGATGATAGGAAAGActtctaaaagaaaatgaaagttactatctataccaacaatgtcttcttctttttcagtagTTCAATCGTAGGAACTCCATAGATAAACAGTGGCTCAATCGTAGGAACTCTATAGATAAACGTGCTTTGCTTTGGAGCAATTCTAAGTTGATTGACTATTTggaaatttttctaaaatgcaTGTAAGTGAGGACAAAATAGGTTGGAAAGActtgtgttggtttgtggagATAATCGACTTGGGTTGGTTTGTGGAGATAATTGGAAGGATTCATGTTGGTTTGTGGAGATAATCTTCACCGAATTCGGGCACATCCTAGATATAGTTGGTATGGAACGTTGATATAGATTGTTACACATGCAATGCAATGTAATGTAAGATATATAAGACTCACATATCATAGAAAGGCTTCAATTGACTTCATACAGGATTCACTCACATGGGACCGAACAGCTACAATCAAGCCCTTATTGCTTCAGGTTTGAACTCGTATCTTTATTACAATTATCCAATGGCAATGGTAACGTTTTAGATTTTGATATATAACATTATTGGTTGCTGGAATTATCTTTAATTGTTAAGTAAAAGTTGAAGCCATGAACATGTGATCGTAATGATGCGAAAAGATGAAGATTAATATTGAGATGTTCTACTGTTTGAAGTGTTATTAGTAAAATGAAATCCCATGATCATAGCCTCCTTTAGTTGCTAACAGTTCTTATTACTATTTTTGCTCGTAGCCAGCCATTGATTTAAACCTAGAATCGTCCAAACAAAACCAAAGGGCCAGACTGGATAGGATGATTGAAGGGTGTTCTGACAGCTAACAGGGCCTTCCGGGAGCCTCAGAGCACTGAACCCCTTCATTGAAAAAGGGCTTTCCAGCAAGATCACAGTAATGCTTCTTCTCATTTCTCAGCAGAAGGACGAATCCACAGACGCACGTTTCAAACCTACTGATAATCTCTCCGACCAGCCACTAGTGGTCTCCATCGGGCTTGATTATGATAAAGCTctattgaggattgttgggagggagtcccataTTAAAaagatgatcatgagtttatagcCCGGAACACTATCTCTATTCATATGAGGCCTTATTCCTTTGGGCCTTAGGGAGGAACATTATCTCCTTTGAGCTGAGGCCCTATATGAGGTCgtaaagccatgaaagctttatgctcaaagtagagcATATCATGCTATAGCGGAGAGTCGTGATTACTAACAAGGTCCTCTCTACGTAAAGGTATGAAAGctttatactcaaagtagagcatatcataccatagcaggctttatactcaaagtagagTATATCATACCATAGCAGAGagtcgtaattcctaacaaGTTTCTCTTCTCTATTTGAGTCTATTTGAGTCGGCTTCATTATCTTTACTACTCGCTGCTCTACCTCAACGTATGGGCATTACATCCAACTTGGAATGAAATGATCAAGAGGAAGAAGGTAAGAATCCTCTTGATAATGAAGCTGTATGGGAGAGGGTGAAAGGATTTGACGTTGATACAAGCAAGCTGAGTTCAAGATTTATACAGCTTAGTGGCATTCAGATTTTGGTgttattagaaaaaagaatcCCATGATAATAGGCCCTTTTAGTGGCCAATTCAGTCTCTGTCATCTTTGTTTGTTATGCAAAAGGCTTATTTAATAGCCACAGATTGTTCAGAAAAAATCTGAATGCCTGTTTCCCTCTTTAGTTTACTTCTTACCTTTTAAGAGCCTAAACTCACTGTCGTTTAGTTCGTAAAAGTTTAAGCTCACCGTTAGAAAATATTGTCAAGCTCGTTACACTCTGACAGCCTAGATTATTTGCCGGTAAGagttcaagctcaccgttagAAAATATTGTCAAGCTCGTTACACTCTGACAGCCTAGATTATTTGCCGGTAAGagttcaagctcaccgttagAAAATATTGTCAAGCTCGTTACACTCTGACAGCCTAGATTATTTGCCGGTAAGagttcaagctcaccgttagAAAATATTGTCAAGCTCGTTACACTCTGACAGCCTAGATTATTTGCCGGTAAGagttcaagctcaccgttagAAAATATTGTCAAGCTCGTTACACTCTGACAGCCTAGATTATTTGCCGGTAAGagttcaagctcaccgttagAAAATATTGTCAAGCTCGTTACACTCTGACAGCCTAGATTATTTGCCGGTAagagtccaagctcaccgttagAAAATATTGTCAAACTCGTTACACTGTAAGAGCCTAGATTATTCACTGGTAAGAGCCCAAgtccgttagcagatattgtcaggCCTCCTGTTACGTGTAAGAGCTCAAGCCCCAGGCCCATTATGTTATAAGAGCACCCCAGGCCCATTATGTTATAAGAGcacaagcccactactagtagatattttgAAACCCATTATGCTATAAGAGCCCAAGcgcactgctaacagatattgttagGCCTGTTACACTGTaagagcccaagcccactactaacagatattgttagGCCCGTTACGCTGTAAGagctcaaacccactactaacagatattgtcagGCCCGTTATACTGTAAGAGCCCAAGCcaactac is drawn from Cucurbita pepo subsp. pepo cultivar mu-cu-16 chromosome LG09, ASM280686v2, whole genome shotgun sequence and contains these coding sequences:
- the LOC111802256 gene encoding U-box domain-containing protein 7-like produces the protein MIFFLSLHFFRHRTLMVEEGILSKLPKNAKFAAMDSTSHEFAELLCSLSSLANTRVFIASTEPAILYLLTILNSESNPNTNPSPKTKTFCLAALFNISTVLENAETLISNGVIPTLLRFSSLKEHSEKALPTLANLAVSSRGKQALESNSTFPEILIEVMTWEEKPKCQELSAYIIMILAHQSWALRERLAKSRIVPALLELALLGTPLAQKRALKLLQWFKDERQARVGPHSGPQTGRVAAGSAFNKKEIEKGKRMMRSLVKQSLDKNMEIITRRANGGECSSPTIRRTLVSSNSSKSLPF